The following are encoded together in the Lathyrus oleraceus cultivar Zhongwan6 chromosome 3, CAAS_Psat_ZW6_1.0, whole genome shotgun sequence genome:
- the LOC127126521 gene encoding uncharacterized protein LOC127126521, protein MAKRESFSRHSSSMALLPSSSSFHKTIYHISSKLCHPCLHLPQFNPITLASPSFNPLTHSKQHLNLKTSNSNLFVVSYRYFAKEEDEDEEEHSFDEAVTLFNGGEYYKCHDYLESLWHNAEEPSRTLIHGILQCAVGFHHLFNQNHKGAMMELGEGLCKLRKMEFSNGPFLMFEKDISAVLDFIYKTQIELAACSDDICVAMDQSERSYQLMGEYAAGKRVYDLELGRDASVYIVLCRRGSNGATEAPRVKLPRLNATSEHLVDYEYR, encoded by the exons atGGCTAAAAGAGAGAGCTTTTCTCGCCATTCATCATCTATGGCTCTTcttccatcttcttcttctttccacAAAACTATCTACCATATCTCATCCAAACTCTGTCATCCATGCCTTCATCTTCCTCAATTCAACCCCATCACTCTTGCTTCACCCTCTTTCAATCCACTGACTCATTCAAAGCAGCACCTAAACCTCAAAACCAGCAACTCCAACCTCTTTGTTGTTTCATACAGGTATTTCGctaaagaagaagatgaagatgaagaagagcACAGCTTTGATGAAGCAGTGACTCTATTTAATGGTGGAGAGTACTACAAATGTCATGACTACCTTGAATCCCTCTGGCACAATGCTGAAGAGCCATCAAGAACATTAATTCATGGCATATTGCAATGTGCAGTTGGGTTTCATCACCTCTTCAATCAG AATCATAAAGGAGCTATGATGGAGTTGGGAGAGGGATTATGTAAACTGCGAAAGATGGAATTCTCTAACGGACCGTTTCTTATGTTCGAGAAAGATATTTCAGCAGTTCTGGATTTTATCTACAAGACACAGATAGAGTTAGCTGCAT GTAGTGATGATATCTGTGTTGCAATGGATCAATCAGAAAGATCCTATCAACTTATGGGTGAATATGCGGCAGGGAAGCGCGTATATGATCTAGAACTCGGCCGTGATGCATCGGTGTATATTGTATTATGCCGTCGAGGGTCTAATGGTGCCACTGAAGCCCCAAGGGTAAAGCTTCCCAGGCTTAATGCTACCTCAGAACATCTTGTAGACTATGAATACAGATAA
- the LOC127126520 gene encoding seven transmembrane protein 1, whose product MGVFESFTLSDWCYSNQHCLELAKRNMSSTRETASFTLGLISVIVWVVAEIPQIITNYKAKSTDGLSLTFLITWIIGDLFNLFGCILEPATLPTQLYMAVLYTFVTVSLGSQSIYYGYIYPQSQDKRQLKVETPTKAGHVEKVSDAEQSHEVDDFSLSSPIPLPARLPSISTGRELFYQSARSLTMTHTPTSGSLLAQRMSPNSPFLDSMKENLLGTAFARQSAPSLKIKSTLCLVSTLSFFGVINLYKSLDKGINPMVANPRQQFVVYVGRKLFQVSGDQLLENGASGNSSIGTFLGWAMTFLYLSGRMPQIWLNIRRGHAEGLNPLMFLFALIGNATYVASILVSSLNWSTIRPNLPWLVDAGGCVLLDFFILMQFLYFRCRTSPDL is encoded by the exons ATGGGAGTGTTTGAAAGTTTCACCCTTTCAGATTGGTGTTATAGTAATCAGCATTGTTTGGAACTAGCAAAAAGGAATATGAGTAGTACAAGGGAGACAGCTTCTTTCACATTAGGATTAATAAGTGTTATTGTTTGGGTTGTTGCTGAGATTCCTCAAATTATCACAAACTACAAAGCCAAATCTACTGATGGTCTATCTCTCACTTTCTTGATCACATGGATCATTGG AGATCTATTCAACCTATTTGGGTGCATATTGGAACCTGCAACA CTTCCAACTCAATTATATATGGCAGTG CTGTATACCTTTGTAACTGTTTCACTTGGTTCACAATCCATTTACTATGGGTACATATATCCCCAATCGCAAGACAAGAGACAGCTCAAG GTTGAGACACCAACAAAAGCTGGACATGTAGAAAAAGTCAGTGATGCTGAACAGAGTCATGAAGTTGATGATTTCAGTCTGAGTTCTCCTATTCCTCTTCCAGCACGCCTTCCAAGCATATCTACTGGAAGAGAATTATTCTACCA GTCAGCAAGATCTCTGACCATGACTCATACACCAACATCAGGATCCCTCTTAGCCCAAAGAATGTCACCTAATTCTCCTTTTCTAGATTCTATGAAAGAGAACTTGCTTGGTACAGCTTTTGCCAGACAATCTGCCCCGTCTTTGAAGATCAAGTCTACTCTATGTTTG GTGTCCACATTAAGTTTTTTTGGTGTTATCAATCTCTATAAATCACTAGATAAAGGAATTAATCCCATGGTTGCAAACCCAAGACAACAATTTGTGGTTTATGTTGGAAGAAAGCTTTTTCAG GTTAGTGGGGATCAATTGTTGGAAAATGGTGCATCAGGAAACAGTAGCATTGGAACTTTCCTTGGTTGGGCAATGACATTTCTATATTTGAGTGGAAGGATGCctcaaatttggttaaat ATCAGAAGGGGACATGCTGAG GGCCTGAATCCTTTGATGTTTCTCTTTGCTTTAATTGGGAATGCCACTTACGTTGCAAG CATACTTGTGAGCAGCTTGAATTGGTCAACAATCAGACCAAATCTACCATGGCTGGTAGATGCAGGAGGCTGTGTCCTTCTTGATTTTTTT ATTTTAATGCAGTTTTTATATTTTCGCTGCCGAACCTCCCCGGACCTGTAA